TTGCAAATGGACATAGAGGTACTCTTTCCGATTGGCTCTTTGTAGGTGGCCTTAAAGAAGACTAATAGAGGAAAGACGCAGGAAATATAGATTTATTTGCAAATCACTATGGAGGCATTTATCCCTGATTCCCTTACAGATTTCAGGTATGCGGCGCCATTCATCGCAGCTCGATACTTTCTCCGTTCCAGTCGCTTTACATAGTGCCGCAGCTTGGCATTGTTCCTCTACACCGCATCCGTCTGTGACTTGCCCTGACCCACCAGATGGCGCCCCCTCGATAATCCAGCTTGTTGTAGGCCGCCAGCCCATCCATTCATCCAAACTGAAGGGCCTGCCGCGCCTGGCTGCTCACCGGGGGCTATTGTTTATCCACAATCGCAGACCTATTCGGTAGTTGTCAAGCCCACCGTTCAAATTGAGGGGCGCAAATCCGCCACTCACGAACTCACCAAGACCGTGTAACATGCAGCCTCGTATGCGGCCAAAGACATTACTCTCCCTTTGCGTTACCAGCGCGCTCGTCGTGACGATCGGCAGCGCCTGCGCACTGCGACCGCCGCCAACAGCCGCGGTTCGACCACCCGCCAGTCCTCAGCCTGCCATGAACACTTCAGCGCCACCCATCGCCCCCTCGACCGTTACGACCGACAAAGGCGCCGTCGAAGGCGTCAGTGAGTCGGGTGTGACCGTGTTCAAGGGCATCCCCTACGCCGCGCCGCCGATCGGCGATCTGCGCTGGCGCGAGCCGCAGCCGCCCGACGCATGGGAAGGCGTGCGCAAGGCCGACGCTTTTGGGCCGGCGTGCATCCAGCCGAGCGAAAGCATGGCGGAGACCAACGCCGGCGGCGCTGGCCCACAGAGCGAAGACTGCCTCACCGTCAACGTGTGGACGCTGGGCGCCGATCCTGCCGCTAAGCGCCCGGTCATGGTCTGGATTCATGGCGGCGCTTACGTGATCGGCGTATCCAATTTGCCCGCCTACAACGGCGCGCCGTTCGCGCAGAAAGGCGCAGTGGTCGTGAGCTTCAACTATCGCCTCGGCCAACTCGGCTTCTTCGCGCATCCCGCACTGGAAGCTGAACGGCCAAACGGCCCGATGAATTTCGGCCTGCTCGACTAGATCGCCGCGCTGAGATGGGTGCAGAAGAACATCGCGGCATTCGGCGGCGACCCTGACAACGTGACCATCTTCGGCGAGTCGGCCGGCGCACAGAGCGTGTTGTATCTGATGGCATCGCCGCTCGCGCGCGGGCTGTTCCACAAAGCCATCGCCCAAAGCTCCTATGGCCTGCCCGAGTTCACGCGGACGCGCGCCATCTCGCTCGGCATCCAAATCGCCGACGCGGTCGGCCTGAGCGGCGCTTTGGCCACGCTGGATGACTTGCGCGCCGTGCCCGCCAGCAACTTCGCCCCACTCACGCAAGCCAGGCTGTCCACAGCGCCGGTGGCGATCGTCGGAGACGA
The window above is part of the Candidatus Roseilinea sp. genome. Proteins encoded here:
- a CDS encoding hypothetical protein (possible pseudo, internal stop codon) — its product is MNTSAPPIAPSTVTTDKGAVEGVSESGVTVFKGIPYAAPPIGDLRWREPQPPDAWEGVRKADAFGPACIQPSESMAETNAGGAGPQSEDCLTVNVWTLGADPAAKRPVMVWIHGGAYVIGVSNLPAYNGAPFAQKGAVVVSFNYRLGQLGFFAHPALEAERPNGPMNFGLLD